In Arachis stenosperma cultivar V10309 chromosome 1, arast.V10309.gnm1.PFL2, whole genome shotgun sequence, one DNA window encodes the following:
- the LOC130940010 gene encoding subtilisin-like protease 4 yields the protein MDVFYFVALIFMLSFHIHFTRGSVLNPTTEKTETNSFQTYIIHVRKSESKIFTQSEDLMNWHNSFMPPPATTTSTKEQPRKMLYSYRNVLSGFAARLTEEELREVEKKDGFISAHPQRILHRQTTHTPEFLGLQQQIGLWKQSNLGKGVIIGVVDSGITPNHPSFNDAGMPPPPPKWKGKCELNGTACNNKLIGARTFNIAATATNGTQNVPPIDEDGHGTHTSSTAAGAFVDYAEVLGNAKGTATGMAPLAHVAMYRVCFGDPCPEADILAALDAAVEDGVDIISISLGLSEPPPFYNDSTAIGAFAAIQKGIFVSCAGGNLGPSNSTIVNGAPWILTVGASTIDRTIVATAKLGNGEEFDGESVFQPSSFPSTLLPLAYAGKNGNQQSALCANRSLSDTDFRGKVVLCERGGGIARIAKGDEVRRAGGAAMILMNDEISGFSLSADVHVLPATHVSYAAGLKIKGYINSTATPTATILFKGTIIGNSLAPAVTSFSSRGPNLPSPGILKPDIIGPGSSILAAWPFPLDNSTDSKSTFNIMSGTSMACPHLSGIAALLKSSHPDWSPAAIKSAIMTSADTLNLEHTPIVDERNQPADLFATGSGHVNPSRANDPGLVYDIEPDDYIPYLCGLGYSNREIGYLAQRTIKCSETSSIPEAQLNYPSFSIALGSSQTFTRTVTNVGEAYSSYDVMVTAPEGVSVTIQPNKLNFSEINQKETYSVAFSRIDSANKTADYAQGSLAWVSAKHIVRSPILVKFV from the coding sequence ATGGATGTTTTCTATTTTGTTGCTCTTATTTTCATGTTGAGCTTCCATATTCATTTTACTCGAGGAAGTGTACTGAACCCCACCACTGAGAAAACTGAGACAAACAGTTTTCAAACATACATTATCCATGTGAGAAAGTCAGAGAGTAAGATATTCACGCAGTCAGAAGATTTGATGAACTGGCACAACTCATTCATGCCGCCACCTGCCACTACGACGAGCACTAAGGAACAGCCAAGAAAAATGCTTTATTCGTACCGGAATGTGCTGAGTGGTTTTGCTGCAAGACTCACTGAAGAGGAGCTGAGAGAGGTGGAAAAGAAGGATGGTTTTATCTCAGCTCATCCACAAAGGATACTCCATCGTCAAACGACGCATACCCCAGAATTCTTGGGGCTGCAGCAACAAATTGGACTGTGGAAACAATCAAATCTCGGCAAGGGGGTTATTATTGGGGTGGTGGACTCTGGCATCACACCTAATCATCCTTCGTTCAATGATGCAGGAATGCCGCCCCCACCTCCGAAATGGAAAGGGAAATGCGAACTAAATGGAACAGCTTGTAACAACAAACTAATTGGTGCAAGGACTTTCAACATTGCAGCTACAGCAACGAATGGAACTCAAAATGTGCCACCTATTGATGAAGATGGACATGGGACTCACACAAGCAGCACTGCAGCTGGTGCCTTTGTGGATTATGCAGAAGTATTGGGAAATGCCAAAGGCACAGCTACAGGGATGGCTCCTTTGGCTCACGTGGCAATGTATAGAGTATGCTTCGGAGATCCCTGCCCCGAGGCTGATATACTGGCAGCATTAGATGCAGCCGTGGAGGATGGGGTCGATATAATATCAATATCTCTTGGCCTAAGCGAGCCACCTCCATTTTACAATGATAGCACTGCAATAGGTGCATTTGCAGCAATTCAGAAAGGAATATTTGTAAGTTGTGCAGGAGGAAATCTTGGCCCCTCTAATAGCACTATAGTTAATGGAGCCCCATGGATTCTCACTGTTGGAGCAAGCACTATTGACAGAACCATTGTAGCAACAGCGAAGCTTGGAAATGGGGAAGAATTTGATGGTGAATCTGTTTTCCAGCCTTCCAGTTTTCCTTCCACATTGCTGCCCTTGGCATATGCTGGCAAGAATGGCAACCAACAATCTGCATTATGCGCTAACAGATCCTTGAGTGACACTGACTTCAGAGGAAAAGTTGTTTTGTGCGAAAGAGGAGGAGGAATAGCAAGAATTGCAAAAGGGGATGAAGTGAGAAGAGCTGGTGGGGCTGCCATGATTCTCATGAATGATGAAATCAGTGGCTTCAGTCTATCAGCTGATGTACATGTGTTACCTGCAACACATGTAAGCTATGCTGCTGGATTGAAGATAAAAGGCTATATAAATTCCACCGCGACACCTACAGCAACCATTTTATTTAAGGGAACTATCATCGGAAACTCCCTGGCTCCTGCTGTTACATCCTTCTCATCAAGAGGTCCGAATTTGCCAAGTCCTGGTATTTTGAAGCCAGATATCATAGGGCCAGGCAGTAGCATATTAGCTGCCTGGCCATTCCCCCTCGACAACAGCACTGATTCTAAATCCACCTTCAACATTATGTCCGGCACATCAATGGCATGCCCACATCTCAGCGGAATTGCTGCTTTGCTAAAAAGCTCTCATCCTGACTGGTCACCAGCAGCCATTAAATCTGCCATAATGACTTCTGCAGACACGCTAAATTTAGAACACACACCCATCGTTGATGAGAGAAATCAACCTGCAGACCTCTTTGCCACAGGTTCCGGCCATGTGAATCCATCGAGAGCAAATGATCCAGGACTAGTTTAtgatattgaacctgatgattATATACCTTATCTTTGTGGTTTAGGCTACAGTAATAGGGAAATTGGGTACCTTGCACAGAGAACAATTAAGTGCTCTGAAACATCAAGCATTCCTGAAGCACAACTCAATTATCCCTCATTTTCTATTGCACTTGGTTCCTCGCAGACATTCACAAGGACTGTGACAAATGTTGGTGAGGCCTATTCATCTTATGATGTCATGGTTACAGCACCAGAAGGGGTTTCTGTGACAATCCAGCCAAATAAACTTAACTTTTCGGAAATAAACCAAAAAGAGACATATTCAGTGGCATTCAGCCGTATAGATTCAGCTAATAAGACAGCAGATTATGCTCAAGGGTCACTAGCATGGGTCTCTGCCAAACACATTGTAAGAAGCCCTATCTTGGTAAAGTTTGTATAA
- the LOC130940019 gene encoding uncharacterized protein LOC130940019 yields the protein MGGSGGSGGGGGGVAVGKEDVIAKLKDDGDFDRLRLKIIRKLKDNEELRQHIASIVKQSAALNGAGAENKKPRQLSDAIYHEVGDKVMSQISDSLWQIIRSNDGMKTEIAETVQSVYDKLVNPKGEEEVPVSNSKAMPTQRQQGETGSVTEKIDDDMLHENEPEEPPGFTLHNHVNNNQLDHDQRNHDQGKPQSHGQGSSAEQPEVSHVSLDPPGKSDDNNNAPPGFLRPDEQNHLSDCSDEDPDVPPGFG from the exons ATGGGCGGCAGTGGCGGTAGTGGCGGTGGTGGTGGAGGAGTAGCTGTTGGCAAAGAAGATGTAATAGCGAAACTCAAGGACGACGGCGACTTTGACAGGCTCCGTTTGAAGATCATTCGTAAGCTCAAGGACAAT GAAGAGCTGCGACAACATATTGCCTCAATTGTGAAGCAATCAGCGGCTCTTAATGGTGCCGGAGCTGAGAATAAGAAACCTAGACAACTTTCTGATGCAATATATCATGAAGTTGG TGACAAAGTAATGAGTCAGATATCTGATAGCTTGTGGCAAATAATTAGATCAAATGATGGTATGAAAACTGAAATTGCGGAGACAGTGCAATCCGTGTATGACAAGCTGGTGAATCCAAAGGGGGAAGAGGAGGTTCCAGTTTCAAATTCCAAGGCAATGCCAACTCAGAGACAACAAGGTGAAACAGGTTCAGTTACTGAGAAGATTGATGATGATATGTTACACGAGAATGAGCCTGAAGAGCCACCGGGATTCACCTTACATAATCATGTGAATAACAATCAGCTAGACCATGATCAacggaaccatgatcaagggaAGCCACAATCTCATGGGCAAGGATCTTCTGCAGAGCAGCCCGAAGTTTCCCATGTATCACTGGATCCACCCGGTAAAAGCGATGATAATAACAATGCTCCTCCTGGTTTTTTGAGGCCTGACGAGCAAAATCATCTGTCTGATTGTAGTGATGAAGATCCTGATGTGCCTCCTGGTTTTGGTTGA